The genomic interval AAACTGCATGCGTGTCTCCAAGTTTTTGCTCAGGAACACTGAGAATAACTTCATCCAGGCCTCCGGGCCGATGTAGATAACATCGGCGGTGATATTTAGCAATATACGTTCTATAAGGGTCATGTCGTAGATGCGAAAGAGCACCAGGAATAGATTGTACATTTGCTTCTTTTTCATCTGCTTGGCAGTCGGCCCATTGATCTGCACGAATTTGTAGTAGATAATAAGAAGGCAGACAACTTCAGTGTGGGTAAACTCCGTGGAGGCCGAAAACTGTTTGATCAAACTACTGTAGAGCGTCAGAAATTTTGTATTGGCCATGTCATCCATGGTAGTATCTATGCGATTCATCTTGGCGTCTTGTCTATTACCTAGCTTTCTCTGCAAGATATgataattgttgtttatttatttttttactgtGTGCTGTCTTTGTGCCTCAGTGTGTGTAagaagttttcttttttttggtttcgATAATACGTAAATATAATTTGGACTTTTCCTTTTCCAGGCCTacttaaaatgtttaacaaaaacTGCCCAATTTTTTACCTTAGCTTAACGACAGAAAATTGTGTTATAAATGTTGTGTTAGACAAAAAACAGTTGCCAGAACTTTACTATTGTAATGAACTCattggcatatttatttaaaagtaatCGTTTTAACGATCattctattaaaatttatttaaacttgTATTTTAGGATAATTTAGATTTAAAACATATGAAAATGTGCTATATAGAATCGAATTTATATGCTTCTATATATGACACACATATGCAAAGCGTTTGTATGCG from Drosophila virilis strain 15010-1051.87 chromosome 2, Dvir_AGI_RSII-ME, whole genome shotgun sequence carries:
- the LOC6633191 gene encoding calaxin isoform X1, coding for MNRIDTTMDDMANTKFLTLYSSLIKQFSASTEFTHTEVVCLLIIYYKFVQINGPTAKQMKKKQMYNLFLVLFRIYDMTLIERILLNITADVIYIGPEAWMKLFSVFLSKNLETRMQFAYKVYTTSSSGVLNRETVGMAINNFFVGEDDDEVKELQADMTEFIFNKFDLDKDGVISYEEYYEIVSNQPVLLEFLGQIFPDLSDLTTIAYCTNIATLFPGED
- the LOC6633191 gene encoding calaxin isoform X2, with the translated sequence MNRIDTTMDDMANTKFLTLYSSLIKQFSASTEFTHTEVVCLLIIYYKFVQINGPTAKQMKKKQMYNLFLVLFRIYDMTLIERILLNITADVIYIGPEAWMKLFSVFLSKNLETRMQFAYKVYTTSSSGVLNRETVGMAINNFFVGEDDDEVKELQAHMCGLFGFKT